The Gossypium hirsutum isolate 1008001.06 chromosome D07, Gossypium_hirsutum_v2.1, whole genome shotgun sequence genome includes the window aattatttataaaatttaattagaatatataaactatattttaaatatttaaatataaccattaaatatttgtaattagtatttttaaaaaatattttttatttttaattaataattttaacacatttgtaattaagcaccaagaaaagaaaaagggaaagtactatgttattggaggggtgaaaaagtaatcaagcactaaaagtgcttttgggagaggaaaaactaaaaattttagcttcacattttcaaaagtgcttttaaaaaatacatctgaaaagccaaaaatttcAGTCAAAAGCAGCTTGTTTAGCACAGTTTTTcttccaaaagtgcttttggagtcAGAAGTGCTTTTTTTAAGCACTGCAGAACATGCCCTTACAAATATTTCTAGAATTAGGCTTGAAATCCTTGTTTAAATAACAACATAAGTCTCTAATGATTCTATGTTCAACCCATTCAAATGTATAACCATGCTCAAGTAGATGTGCTTCCCTTTGTGTTTCACTAATTAAATCAATCATAGTGGATTTAGTGAGTCCATTTTAATCAAATGATCTCTTTAAACTATTCTATGTGCATTAATCACGGATTTTGATGCATAACCGATAAGACTAGCACTTAGTAAGGAGAATGTGTATAGAAAGGTATTTGAAATTGAAAGACTATGgcaattgattaaaaaaaaaactaatactgAGTAAAAGGTAAATAATTAGTGACTACCTTGATGAGTAAGTTACCTTAAGGTTTTTAGTTtacttcttaaaataaaaaactctTGCTCAAGAGTTaagaattaaaaatgtttttttataaaataaagaaaaggaaaaaaaataatggCCATGGATCAATATTGACCTAGGTAATAGTTATATTAGATAATAGTTAATAAATGTTTGATTATAATGTTTTacttttatacataaaatttaaaagtatcatATATtaagaatttaataaaatattaagaattataggtatataataacaatattaattttaataaacattacaccaaaacaggcttttagcggtgtttttagtggcgtttggataaaaaacgccgctaaaaatcaagCAAGATCAAGAATTAACAGCTTTTTtaggaaaacgccgctaaaaatgagcattagcggcgttttccaaaaagtgccgcaaaaaacctaagcccaacgatgtCGTTCTTTGAGTtttcggggctttagcggcgtttttgaagaagcgccgctaatgctcgggtctttaacggcgtttttgaagaagcaccgctaatgctcgggtctttagcggcgtttttgaagaagcgccgctaatgcttaggtctttagcggcgtttttgaagaagcgccgctaatgctctggtctttagcggcgtttttgaagaagcgccgctaatgcttgggtctttagcggcgtttttgaagaagcgccgctaattctcgggtatttagcggcgtttttaaaaaagcgccgcaaaaaatattttattatttattatttttttcctcctccttttCCCAAAATCGATTCCCCCCACTCTTTTTCCTCTTAATTCCTTTCTCCCCTACCCCGATTCCCTTTATTTTCCCCCCAATTTCCCCAAATCGGTAGcccttttatttttcccaaatcaTTTCTCCCTCTAACCCGATTCCCTTTATTTTTCCCCCCAATTTCCCCAAATCGGTAGCCCTCTGCATttcctcatcttcttcctcaCATTTCATTCGTCCCAAAAAACATTTCTATTCCTCTTTTATACAAACAAAAAACAATGGCTACACCGTtgcttcatcttcttcctttacCATGCTTCATTTAGCTTCATTGTTCTCCATTTTTGTATTAGTTAACGCAAGAATCCCTGCCCCGGTGTTTACACTGGTGGATCCTGGGAAACTGCTCATGTCACTTTCTATGGCGGCAACATTTGTCAACTTTGTTTACCTAATGTCTTAATGATCTATAGATGATTTCATATTTTCTATAGGCTCATCTTCTGAAGGTCTATGTTAGTTCATATTTTCTATTTCTGTTTTACATAATAAGGCACCTTTATGGGGTCCTTTAAGATGAATGTCCATGTGAATGTTATTATTTCTCGTCCAAGTCTCTTTATTTGTGCCACAActgattttcctttttaatttgtaGGTTACATCTCCAAGTGCTTTACCATAGATCTTTAAAACACGCAATGTCTGCTTCCATGTTAGTTGATATTGTTAAATGTGTCGCTACATTTTTCAGGTAAATGAAGTCTTTCTATGATCTCTACTGCTTGGGACTCATGCcagtttattattttatgtttggcTAGATTCTTAACTCCTTATTGGCTTATCAATTGGAAAATTGATATTTGAGCGAAGAATCTTTTCTGCAACTCTAGTtagcaaaaaagaagaaaaggtgaaagatcATATAGAATTGAATCAAAAACTACAAAAAGGCGCTTAAATTGGCTTGGATATACCCTGTTTTTGAAACTTAAAGACTTTaggttttcaaaattatataaatttaggcACTCTTAATCTCCAATTGTATGATCTCAGTTACCCCACTAACTGTTTCCAGTGTTTGATGGATCGTCTAAGCCCAAGACAGAGGCCGGTCTTCTCTGGGTTTACAAAAGCTGAGGTAATAAAATTCTTTCGTTTCTTTTTCAAATGGCATTTCTTTATCTGGGTATTTTACAAGCTTCTTAATTTCTTAACAAATGTGCAGTTTTAGCTCTTACTTTTTGCTTATATTCATGgttctttttaaagttttttttcacGTTTTTGTATTCATATGATATTATCAATATTAGTTTTCTTTATGAATGAATTGTTTTAGAAATTAGCTCCAAATCATGGTGTCTAGAATCTACAACAAATGGTGATATGGAATTTTTACATACTTTCAGGTTTCTCAGCATGGCAATATGTCATATTATCATTAGTAGTTGTATTTATGAATGAATAGTTTCAGAAATCCCGGTCCAAATTATAGTGTCTAAATTGCGGAACCAAAGGTGCCATAGAATTATTACATATATTCAGATTTCTCAGTGTGGAAAGCTTCCTACATCTTAATGTTTCCTTTGTTCTTTCTTCTTACTATCTTGAATACATCGTTAATGTTATTCGTAATTCATTAGCATTGTGAAGTTACAGTAGTTGTCTAGTTTCTGTTTCACGTGTATGATAGTTTCGATTAATTGCCAGATCCTTTTGCTTGGCATCTTTCTTGTTTTGACATAGTGGTAATGTACACATGATTTAAAATTCGAATGTTGATGATTTGAACTGTTTGCTATAAGCAGACCAATGCATCTATTGTACTGAGTTTCTGTATAGCTCTTAGATAACTCATGGCTCATGTAGCTTGTTTCTGAACAGCTATTATGCTTTGATGGGATCATGAAACATATATTTTTTCCATTTTGTTACCTTTTTATGCACAGAttgaaaaaatggaaaaattgttCATGGAATCAAGAGAGCTGCTGCAGAGTAAAGAGTCTTGTCAAAAACTTGCAAGAAATTTTAGGTTAGTTGAATTTCATGTATCTCTTCTTAGAccccccctttttattttaatcatatgAATTAGATGGCACTTAGATACATGTTGTCTTTGTAGTTCATCCTCAGGTCGTGCTAGTAAGCCCATCGTTAAATGGAACAAGGTCATTCTTTGCtctctttctttcattttctgcATTAGTTTTCTTATTATTTCTCCTATTTTCGTTCGATTTTGCATATGTTGTTTTTATTTAACAGTTTAGGAACTCTCCTATTATCCCTAGTCCAATATATGTTTCTCAGGTACAAAACTGGTTCACAACTAGGCAGCAAGAAAGCGAAGTGAAAGTTCCTTCAGTGGCCAATACATACAAAGATGAGTCTGGACTTCCTCAAACTTGCCTTCTAAATGATGGAGGCCTAAGTTGTCAGATTCTTAAAGGTGTGTCTCTTTTCaggagtttaaaaaaaaaagaaatgctCAATTTACTACTTACTTTAGTGCAGTGACCTGATTCAGAAATATAAAAGCTGTATAAGCATTGAGGAGCCCCTAACTTTGTATTTGCATGTAATGTTAGATATAAGCTAAAAGTTCACCAAGCCTTAAAATTTGGTTTTTGATTGGCCTTGCCTGTGTAACAATAAATCATAAAACATCTTTGAGAAACAAGGCCAAGAATTGGGTTTCTTTTTTACTTGTAAAGTAGAACTTCTACCAGTATACATTTGTTTGTTGATGCTCTTTTTTACTCTTATATTCTAAACTGTAGAAATCCTACATGCGTTTCCTGGTCatttttgcttttgctttgtgATCTAGAAATAAAAAGCAAATTATAACTTTTATTACTCAGCTGAAGCATCATGTTTGTGGAAAAGCATGTATCCGATCGCCAATTCTTTTTTCTGCTTTCTAGGTTTGGTTTCAAAAGTGGGAGAAAAGGTTTCAGATCTATCAGAACTAGAATTTGAGGCAAAGTCATCAACACACGGAGCATGGTAAACACATGAGTATTTAAACTCAATAGCAAAACTTAGGCTTTCTATTGTTATGCATAATAACATGCATTTGTTATGTGCAGGTATGATGTTGATATGTTTCTGTCTCACCGAGTTACCAGTTCCGGTGAAACTGTAAGTATCTAGATCATATTATTCTGATCACTGCCTAGACTGATGCTCATCCTGAGCTAACATTAAACTATTCTTTGTTGCTGTCAATCATATTGCGAGTGAGATTGAGTCGAACTTTACATGTAGGCAGTTTACACCAAAGTTTGAGTTTATTGTAATGATTCTGAGTGTTTTATTTCACAAGTTATTTGATAAAATGTATTGTTTCCTAAAGGAAGTTCGTGTTAGATTTGTCGGATTTGGAGCTGAGGAGGATGAATGGGTTAACGTAAAAAAGGCAGTACGAGGACGATCCATCCCATTTAATGTTGTATGAAAAAGCCAAGGCTTAGCACTTTTTCAAGTAGAGTGTTATTTAATGTTGTATTCCATGGTCGTTTATCTTAGTCGGAACTTGAATTAGGTGTTATTGAAACAGGATTTTGTAGCTACCTTGTGTACTAGCTTTTTTAATCATGATTGTTAATTATTACGTGTTTTGTAGCTTCTTTTATATTTGGCCGAGTTAATATAGATCAGATGAGCTGTGAGGTAGATTGctcatttatttaaacataatattttaattctaaatttaaattcattaatttttatatttacctTTAAAGTtacaattttaatagaaaatttaatttaattaaattttttatccttaaaattatatagtttaaagtttaaattttaaaaataaaataaaatataatatctataataaatattatttaattagattttttttaaaatttatgcttttagtggcgtttgtgaaaaAGTGTCGCTAAAAGTCAATgttatagcggcgtttgtgggaaaagcgtcgctaaaggtcttgttctttagtggcgtttctggaaaaagcgccgctaaaagtcctggtctttagtggcgtttgtgggaaaagcgctgctaaagatcctggtctttagcggcattttttagaaaaaaaaccacTAAATTTAGTGATgcgatctttagcggcattttttccgACGCTTATTAAAGCGTcacaaatacttttagcggcgctaaaaagtgccgctaaaggcctaaaaaagcgccgctaaaagcctgttttggtgtagtaaaaattagaattaaaataaatattaataaattatattcacTTTGAAACATTTGAATTATGAACATATAACTACATTTAATGTAAAACAAATCCGAAtaaaacatgaattaatttaaatttaaataagttcgaactcaaaaaaaaaaaattgaacgcAAAAAAAGTTTGGACTCGAAATAACCCGACCCAAACTCATCtgattgccacctctacctttaTTGATAAGCATTTAAGCTTGATAGGATAGGGTTATAGGTTTGATTAGAAAACTTACATGAATgagaaatataattatattaataaatttaatggttaaaattttaaaagtagaaaaaattattgaagCATATGAAGCTAGTTGAGTGGAAAATCAATTTCTACCAACCAATTCAGAGTGAAAAACATTCTTTCTttcatgagttttttttttattcattctaGTTTAGAATAATTTAAGAGTGCATCATAGAAATTGTttcatgagtttttttttattcattctaGTTTAGAATAATTTAAGAGTGCATCATAGAAATTGTTTCATTCGAGTAAAAGCATTATACTCTAATTGTTTCGCACAagtaaaaaaactatttttaagatAATTTCTTCAAAATgcctttttttctaaaatttggattgttgaaatttttatacaacagAAGGCATGATTTATTAGATTGGAAGATTTGTGTACTTGAACTTTACATCATCTTTGTGTAATTGATTGGACGATTTCGGTTTACAGATAAAAGGCTAAATGtcgaaagtttaaaaattaatgcTTCATTTAGTTTCAAGAAATAAAAgaccattttcattttcattttcattttattggaaaatgaaaaagattaaaGGAGATGTGTTtagtcgaaaattttaaaaaatgatttttggaaatgaaaatgaaattgttttcactaaaaatgttttgtaaaagcaaaaataatataaaaacgaTTTTTTACTTTAAATGAATCAGCTCTGATGCAAACCCATACAAcgcaaatatattttttaaatagtttttgaaatattaaatctTGTATCATGGTTTGAATCCATTTAagtgtaattttttatttcagtTCTTATGTttcttttgcaaaaaaaaaaaaaatctaaacatgttctcattattaaaaacaattttctGAAAATGGAAGTTTGCCACTTAAATCAAATTGTCTGCCTAAACACATGTTCAAACATGAGATTGAACAATCAacaaaacataaatgaaaatgaagaaaGTAAAGAGAGATTTTGCACATAGTCGTTTGCTAACGTAGTTCGGAGTCAATCCTACTCTGTGGAGCCTTACCCAGTGAATGGTTTCATTCCATAATTGATCCAACCACCTATAAGTCAAGCTCAATCTATTCTTACACAAAGAAGTAATTGCAACCCCAATAGCTAGTCCCAACTTGTTACAACCACTCACACAAAACCTCACTTACAAAGGttcaatctctcacaaagaatgCCTACTAATAGAGTGCAAAGATACaaggaaaaataataaagataacttaatcaaatcagcACATCACTCCCTTAATTGATGCACCTTCACATGTGTA containing:
- the LOC107954280 gene encoding protein SAWADEE HOMEODOMAIN HOMOLOG 1 isoform X1, with translation MSASMLVDIVKCVATFFSPRQRPVFSGFTKAEIEKMEKLFMESRELLQSKESCQKLARNFSSSSGRASKPIVKWNKVQNWFTTRQQESEVKVPSVANTYKDESGLPQTCLLNDGGLSCQILKGLVSKVGEKVSDLSELEFEAKSSTHGAWYDVDMFLSHRVTSSGETEVRVRFVGFGAEEDEWVNVKKAVRGRSIPFNVV
- the LOC107954280 gene encoding protein SAWADEE HOMEODOMAIN HOMOLOG 1 isoform X3 gives rise to the protein MSASMLVDIVKCVATFFSPRQRPVFSGFTKAEIEKMEKLFMESRELLQSKESCQKLARNFSSSSGRASKPIVKWNKVQNWFTTRQQESEVKVPSVANTYKDESGLPQTCLLNDGGLSCQILKGLVSKVGEKVSDLSELEFEAKSSTHGAWYDVDMFLSHRVTSSGETFVLDLSDLELRRMNGLT
- the LOC107954280 gene encoding protein SAWADEE HOMEODOMAIN HOMOLOG 1 isoform X4, producing MCRYIFQCLMDRLSPRQRPVFSGFTKAEIEKMEKLFMESRELLQSKESCQKLARNFSSSSGRASKPIVKWNKVQNWFTTRQQESEVKVPSVANTYKDESGLPQTCLLNDGGLSCQILKGLVSKVGEKVSDLSELEFEAKSSTHGAWYDVDMFLSHRVTSSGETFVLDLSDLELRRMNGLT
- the LOC107954280 gene encoding protein SAWADEE HOMEODOMAIN HOMOLOG 1 isoform X2 — its product is MCRYIFQCLMDRLSPRQRPVFSGFTKAEIEKMEKLFMESRELLQSKESCQKLARNFSSSSGRASKPIVKWNKVQNWFTTRQQESEVKVPSVANTYKDESGLPQTCLLNDGGLSCQILKGLVSKVGEKVSDLSELEFEAKSSTHGAWYDVDMFLSHRVTSSGETEVRVRFVGFGAEEDEWVNVKKAVRGRSIPFNVV